The DNA segment CTGGGCCGCCAACCTGATCACGCTGCCGTTTTCCATGGTCGAACAGTTTGCCGATGTGACCCTGGCCATTGCCAACGCCGCACCACGCACCGGCAAGCAGGGGCTGTTCCGCATTCCCAACAGCATCGACAACCTCAGCGACCAGGACCCGTTCATCCGCGCCACGGCCGACCTGCCGATTTCCAGCTTCGTGCGTTATCACTCCATCATCGGAAACGATACACCCAAGTTACCGCTGGAAGAGAGCAGCGACGGCATCGTGCCCTATGCCAGCGCCCACCTGGCCGGAGCGGAGTCGGAGCGCGTCATCCCATCGGGCCACAGCGTGCAGGAGCAGCCCCAGGCAATTGTCGAAATCCGGCGCATTCTGCGCAGCCAGCTGACGGGGCCCTGAACCGATTCCACCATGGTGTCCGGGTGACCGCCCATGCAAAAGGGAGGGCGTCACCGCCCTCCCTGCTACTTTGTCATCTTGTCACCCGGTAATGCCGCGCAGCGCCACCACCGCAGCACCGTTCAGAAGCCGACCGCCAGACCGTCGCGGCGGTGGTCGGACCCAGCCACATAGGCGCTGGGCTCGCCCGGCGCCGTGTCCAGCTTGCGGATCAGCTGGGCGGAACCGAAGTCCAGGCTGTTAGGCGGCGCAATCTCGGGCGCATGGCCCAGGGCGCGCAGCCCTTCCACCACGGCGGCGGGCACGGTGTGTTCCAGGGTCAGCGCTCCCACATCGTTGATGCGCCAGCGCGGCGCATCGCTGCAGGCCTGGGGGTTGAGCCCCTCCACCGCCTCGCGCAAAGTCATCTGCAGATGGCCCTGGGCCTGCATATTGCCGCCCATCACGCCAAACGCCATATGGGGCTGGCCGTTGCGCAGCATGAAGGCCGGGATGATGCTGTGCATGGGCCGCTTGCCGCCCGCCACCTGGTTGGGATGGCCCGGCGTGGTGACAAAGCCCATGCCGCGGTTGTGCAGCGCAATGCCGGTGCCCGGTACCACCACGCCCGAACCGAAGCCCTTGAAGTTGGACTGGATGAACGAGACCATGCGCCCCTGCGCATCGGCCGCGCACAGGTAGACCGTGCCGCCGCTGCTGGGCTGGCCCGGCGGGTAGCTGCCGGCGCGCTGCGGGTCGATCAGCGCCGCGCGGCGCTGGAGGTAGGCCGGCGCCAGCAACTGGGCAGCGGTGACCTCCATGTGCGCCGGGTCGGCGATGTGGGCGTACAAGTCGGCGAAGGCCAGGCGCATGGCCTCGATCTCCAGGTGCATGCGCGCGGCCGAACCCGGTGCCGTGTCCCGGTATGGCAGCTGCTCCAGGATGCCCAGCGCGATCAGCGCGGCAATGCCCTGGCCGTTGGGGGGAATCTCGTGCACCGTGCGGTCGCCGAACGGGGTGGAAATGGGCTCCACCCACTCCACCTGGTGGGCGGCCAGGTCATCGGCCGTCAGCGCCGCACCGCAGGTCTGGGAAAACGCGGCCATGCGCTGCGCCAGCGCGCCGCGGTAGAAGGATTCGGTCCGGGTGCGGGCAATCTCCTGCAGCGTGTCGGCCTGGGCCGGGAAGCGCCAGATCTCGCCGGTCTGCGGGGCGCTGCCATCGGGCTTCAGAAACTCGGTAAAGCCGGGCTGCGCGCCCAGATCGATGGCCGCCTGCGCCCACTGGCGGGCAATCACCGGGCTGACCGGAAAGCCATCGCGCGCATGGCGGATGGCGTCGGTGAACAGGTCTTCGAACGGCAGGGCGCCAAAGCGTTCGGACAGGGCTTTCCAGGCCGCCACCCCGCCCGGGGTGGTGACGGAGTCCCAACCCACCTTGGGCATGTGCTCCATGCCCGCAAAGCGCTCGGGTGACCAGGCCTGGGGCGCGCGGCCGCAGGCGTTCAGGCCATGCAGCTGGCTGCCGTCCCACACCAGGGCAAAGGCATCGCCGCCAATGCCGTTCATCGTGGGCTCCACCACCGTCAAGGTGATGGCGGCGGCCAGCGCCGCGTCGATGGCATTGCCACCGCGCGCCATCGCCGCCAGACCTGCCTGGGCGGCCAGCGGCTGGCTGGTGGACACCACATTGCGCGCCAACACAGGCTGGCGGCCAGAGGGAAAGGGAAGGCTCCAATTCATACGCACTTGTTCTCGCAATTCGTCATTTCCATGCAGGCCAGCCGTCACAGCGACACCTTGGCCGTCTTGATCACCTCACCCCAGCGCCGGTGGTCGGCCTGGGTCAGCGCCGCCAGCTTGGCACCGTCGCCCGGCGTCACCACATAGCCCTTGGCAATCAGCTCGTCGATGGTGGATTTCTCCTTCAGCACCTCGGCCGTGGCCTTGGCCAGCAGATCGACCGCCGCCTGCGGCGTGCCCTTGGGGGCGTAGATGCCGAACCAGTTGTCCACGTCATAGCCTGACACACCGGCCTGCATCACCGTCGGCAGATTGGGCACGGCAGGCACCGCCGTCGACGATGCCACGGCAAGCGCACGCACCTTGCCGGCCTGGATCAGCGGCAGCGAGGCCGCCACACTGTCGAACATGAAGGACACGGCGCCCGACAGCATATCGGTCACCGCCATGGCGCTGCCCTTGTAGGGCACATGCACGGCCTGGGTGCCGGTGCGCTGCAGCAGCAGCTCGGATTCCAGGTGCGACAGCGTCCCCGTGCCCTGGGAGGCAAAGTTCACCGTGCCGCTCTTGCTGCGCAGCCAGGTCACGAATTCGGCCATGGTCTTGGCCGGCACCTCGTTGTTGACGATCAGCAGGTGGGGCGCATTGGCGATCAGCGCCACGGGCACGAAGTCGCGCTGCAGATCCGCCTTGGTGGGATAGAGGTGACCGGCAATCATCTGGTTGGTGACGGCCGCCAGGTACAGGCTGTAGCCATCGGCCGGCGCACGCGCCACGGCATCCAGCCCCAGCGTCCCGCCAGCGCCGGGACGGTTCTCCACCATGATGGACTGCCCGATCTTCTCGCCCACCTTGTGCGCAACCAGGCGCGCCAGGATGTCGGTGGCACCCGCGGGCGGAAAGGAAATCACCGTCTTCAGCGGGCGGGCCGGGTAGGCGTTGGCCCAGGCCGGCAGGCCCGCAGCCGCCAAGGCACCGGCCGCCGCCGGGGCCAGCAGGCTGCGCAAGGCGCCGCGGCGCGTGGTGGAAGTGGAGGAAGCAGACGCAGAAGGGGAAACCAAGAAACCGAGGGAATGCATGGGAGCCTTTCAGGGGACGAAAACCCGGCCGCCACACGACACGGCGGCGGATCCGAGGGAGGGAGACCCCCACTTCCGCGCAAGAACAGTGCCAACGGGCCCAACGCACTGCATCCACCCTGCTTCTTGCAGCATTCCCTCTGCAATCCCCACTCCCACGCCACACTCACCCCACACTGGTGCACGGCGGCTGCACCAGCAGGCAGCAGGATTCACCGGGCAGCGCCCAGCAAAAAGCCCCGGCAGGCGGGGCTCAGCGGGATGCCGCCATACGGCGGCACCAAGGGGCCGGCAGGCTTATTTGC comes from the Comamonas terrigena NBRC 13299 genome and includes:
- a CDS encoding Bug family tripartite tricarboxylate transporter substrate binding protein, which codes for MVSPSASASSTSTTRRGALRSLLAPAAAGALAAAGLPAWANAYPARPLKTVISFPPAGATDILARLVAHKVGEKIGQSIMVENRPGAGGTLGLDAVARAPADGYSLYLAAVTNQMIAGHLYPTKADLQRDFVPVALIANAPHLLIVNNEVPAKTMAEFVTWLRSKSGTVNFASQGTGTLSHLESELLLQRTGTQAVHVPYKGSAMAVTDMLSGAVSFMFDSVAASLPLIQAGKVRALAVASSTAVPAVPNLPTVMQAGVSGYDVDNWFGIYAPKGTPQAAVDLLAKATAEVLKEKSTIDELIAKGYVVTPGDGAKLAALTQADHRRWGEVIKTAKVSL
- a CDS encoding gamma-glutamyltransferase family protein, yielding MNWSLPFPSGRQPVLARNVVSTSQPLAAQAGLAAMARGGNAIDAALAAAITLTVVEPTMNGIGGDAFALVWDGSQLHGLNACGRAPQAWSPERFAGMEHMPKVGWDSVTTPGGVAAWKALSERFGALPFEDLFTDAIRHARDGFPVSPVIARQWAQAAIDLGAQPGFTEFLKPDGSAPQTGEIWRFPAQADTLQEIARTRTESFYRGALAQRMAAFSQTCGAALTADDLAAHQVEWVEPISTPFGDRTVHEIPPNGQGIAALIALGILEQLPYRDTAPGSAARMHLEIEAMRLAFADLYAHIADPAHMEVTAAQLLAPAYLQRRAALIDPQRAGSYPPGQPSSGGTVYLCAADAQGRMVSFIQSNFKGFGSGVVVPGTGIALHNRGMGFVTTPGHPNQVAGGKRPMHSIIPAFMLRNGQPHMAFGVMGGNMQAQGHLQMTLREAVEGLNPQACSDAPRWRINDVGALTLEHTVPAAVVEGLRALGHAPEIAPPNSLDFGSAQLIRKLDTAPGEPSAYVAGSDHRRDGLAVGF